In Nomia melanderi isolate GNS246 chromosome 5, iyNomMela1, whole genome shotgun sequence, a single genomic region encodes these proteins:
- the Gnptab gene encoding N-acetylglucosamine-1-phosphate transferase subunits alpha and beta — translation MPIAYRICINIMSTWKLLQRRCYDLLSYKYSLLVILMAFTCIFIGIIHFGEIWVAWSKEKYEAVFHSFNDNILGISFQRKLCQHVPIDVVYTWVNGSDPIFLKNLKEHVPILDVNTAASRFSDKDELRYSLRSLEMYAPWVRHVYIVTNGQIPSWLDMDNPRVTLVTHEDIFLNKSDLPTFSSPAIESHIHRIPGISDKFLYFNDDVMLGAEVWPEDFITQAGGQKVYLAWWIPDCSDVCPWAWVGDGSCDPACNTTLCEFDGGDCDSTPVPTDSEALDEEGDYPQKFLQDTQDTANYGLKFLNMLRSRSNSLWNSTDLLIQQTLPNNTIHTKLNINKSYDFNVNRHMNNTEKFSNMHESDQTMSTEKSMLSNIINKMKSQNSNLTERRMQLKRYLNDDNLNLPQANITGKINKPNYSDQWKLRTRQLDTYAESLLYVNRIYNMAYGFERKRVPAHMPHLIDKWIVANMQTKFENEFKKTSSHKVRNSKDMQFAFSYFYFLMSEKRKVPIKEIFDTFDTDKSGTWSDREIRTLLSRMYPLPLDYSLVVEFENIITNCSNLADIPEISNPPPGERYLDSSLPIVSKELIVKCPSVANKIEVKFGEKKRYPHEIIKAGKNEIFEMLTSNVSLTVQLLDEIRRDPKKFICLNDDMDPLRRSENEIVRALLNDFYRSLYPLRSTFELPMQYRNLFSHRHELLEWRANRARARNLLLCLIALLLVTTFYHLFYHQIRRLFRIRALPTLLV, via the exons ATGCCAATCGCATATAGAATTTGCATCAATATAATGAGCACATGGAAATTGTTACAGCGTCGATGTTACGATCTACTCTCGTACAAATATTCGTTGCTGGTGATATTGATGGCATTTACTTGTATTTTTATCGGCATTATTCATTTCGGAGAG aTTTGGGTAGCTTGGagtaaagaaaaatatgaagCAGTCTTTCATTCTTTTAACGATAATATATTAGGTATTTcatttcaaaggaaattatGTCAACATGTTCCAATAGATGTTGTATATACATGGGTCAATGGTTCTGATCCAATTTTCTTAAAGAATCTTAAAGAACATGTTCCTATTTTGGATGTTAATACTGCAGCTTCTAGGTTTAGTGATAAAGATGAATTAAGATATTCTTTACGCTCATTGGAAATGTATGCACCATGGGTTAGACATGTATACATTGTTACCAATGGCCAAATACCAAGTTGGTTGGATATGGATAATCCTAGAGTTACTCTTGTTACTCAtgaagacatttttttaaataaaagtgatCTACCAACATTTTCTAGTCCTGCTATTGAAAGTCATATTCATAG AATTCCTGGAATTTCagataagtttttatatttcaatgatgATGTAATGCTAGGAGCTGAAGTGTGGCCAGAAGATTTTATTACTCAAGCAGGAGGCCAGAAAGTGTATCTTGCATGGTGGATTCCTGACTGTTCAGATGTTTGTCCTTGGGCTTGGGTAGGAGATGGGTCATGCGATCCTGCGTGTAATACAACATTGTGTGAATTTGATG GTGGAGATTGTGATAGTACACCAGTTCCTACAGATAGTGAAGCTCTTGATGAAGAAGGGGACTATCCACAAAAGTTTTTACAGGATACCCAAGATACTGCTAATTAtggattaaaatttttaaatatgttaagAAGCAGAAGCAATTCTCTGTGGAACAGTACAGATCTACTTATCCAACAAACGTTGCCAAATAACACTATACACACAAAGCTCAATATAAATAAGTCTTATGATTTTAATGTCAATAGACACATGAATAATACTGAAAAGTTTTCTAACATGCATGAAAGTGACCAAACTATGTCTACCGAAAAGTCAAtgttatcaaatataataaataagatgaaATCTCAAAACTCGAATCTTACCGAGAGACGTATGCAATTGAAACGTTATTTAAACgatgataatttaaatttaccgCAAGCTAATATTACGGGGAAGATTAATAAACCTAATTATTCTGATCAGTGGAAACTCAGAACTAGACAACTGGACACATACGCCGAGTCTTTGTTGTATGTAAATAGGATATACAATATGGCATATGGATTTGAGCGTAAAAGAGTACCTGCCCATATGCCTCATTTGATAGATAAATGGATCGTCGCTAATATGCAGacaaaatttgaaaacgaaTTCAAAAAAACATCTAGTCACAAAGTTAGAAACTCGAAAGATATGCAATTCGCGTTctcgtatttttattttttaatgagtgAGAAACGTAAAGTGccaattaaagaaatatttgatacaTTTGACACGGACAAGTCAGG GACGTGGTCAGACAGAGAAATTCGAACACTTTTGTCCAGAATGTATCCACTACCTCTTGACTATAGCTTAGTTGTAGAATTTGagaatataataacaaattgtTCAAATCTTGCAGACATCCCAGAAATATCAAATCCCCCGCCTGGAGAAAGATATTTAGATTCATctctt CCAATTGTATCTAAAGAATTGATAGTTAAATGTCCATCAGTTGCAAACAAAATTGAAGTTAAATTTGGCGAAAAGAAACGTTACCCGCATGAAATAATTAAGgcgggaaaaaatgaaatatttgaaatgttgaCCAGTAATGTGTCTCTAACTGTGCAACTATTGGACGAAATTCGTAGAGATCCGAA aaaatttatatgtttaaaCGATGACATGGATCCTCTACGTCGTTCAGAAAATGAAATCGTGCGGGCAttgttaaatgatttttatcgCTCACTGTACCCTCTACGTAGTACATTCGAATTGCCTATGCAATATCGAAATCTCTTCTCCCATCGACACGAACTTCTCGAGTGGAGAGCCAATCGTGCGAGAGCCAGAAATTTATTACTATGTCTTATTGCTTTATTACTTGTTACAACTTTTTATCACTTGTTTTATCATCAAAtacgacgattatttagaatAAGAGCACTGCCTACTCTTCTAGTTTAA
- the LOC116424788 gene encoding putative fatty acyl-CoA reductase CG5065, protein MSSLDHMSTMMTTSAIKTNLEQTNDERCIPQNSIEAFYADAVILITGATGFLGKALVEKLLRSCSRLATIFILIRPKKGQTVDQRLQQLLQNSVFDRLRVENPSVFEKIHPIKGDVTMPDLGLLPEDKQTLIRKVNIVFHSAATVRFDEPLKVAVNLNTKGTNEIIDLCKSMKNLISFIHVSTAYSNANLKEINEAVYTTKVQPSTVINMCEDLDDSTIEILEQKILENHPNTYTFTKNLAEQLLLTRATQLPVAIVRPSIVGAARKDPFPGWVDNLNGITGVMMEISKGTLKTIAADPDIAVEIVPVDYVIDTLICAAWHMSMQQNNSIKIYNCTSKNIIRVRDYLKFTLKHSIQLPTKYMVWYPSIHSHKNKLIVETMTYILNYIPALVLDLFSNIMGRKAIMFKTAKRMSRTMRNGTFFVMNEWKFQRDNMDDLSKKAKALKDSNNFDIDRCNHNWDTYVRDYILGIRKYIMHDTCFSKFQSRVSLLYFIHRLTQVSSILFLLVIILRFSH, encoded by the exons ATGTCTTCGCTGGATCACATGTCTACCATGATGACCACCTCGGCCATAAAAACGAACCTAGAACAAACAAACGATGAGAGATGTATCCCTCAAAACTCCATCGAAGCGTTTTACGCGGACGCGGTGATACTGATCACCGGGGCAACCGGCTTTTTAGGAAAAGCTCTCGTGGAGAAGCTGTTACGCTCTTGTTCCCGTCTAGctactatttttatattgatccGCCCGAAAAAGGGCCAAACGGTCGATCAACGATTGCAGCAGCTACTACAAAACTCC GTTTTCGATAGACTCCGAGTGGAAAATCCGTCCGTGTTCGAGAAGATCCATCCGATAAAGGGCGACGTGACTATGCCAGACCTTGGCCTCTTACCCGAGGACAAACAGACGCTGATACGAAAAGTGAACATAGTATTCCATAGCGCAGCCACCGTGAGATTTGACGAGCCATTAAAAGTGGCCGTCAATCTGAACACGAAGGGCACGAATGAAATAATCGATCTGTGCAAAAGCATGAAAAACCTGATTAGCTTTATCCACGTTAGCACGGCCTACAGTAACGCGAACTTGAAGGAAATCAACGAAGCCGTTTATAC CACAAAGGTCCAGCCTTCTACTGTGATCAACATGTGCGAGGACTTGGATGATAGCACGATTGAAATACTCGAACAGAAGATTTTAGAGAACCATCCCAACACGTACACGTTTACAAAGAATTTAGCGGAGCAGCTGTTATTAACAAGAGCAACGCAACTGCCTGTAGCTATAGTCAGACCCAGTATTGTAGGAGCGGCGCGAAAAGATCCGTTTCCTGGATGGGTGGACAATTTGAATGGGATCACAG GTGTTATGATGGAGATCTCCAAAGGTACCTTGAAGACAATCGCGGCAGACCCAGATATAGCTGTTGAAATTGTACCAGTAGACTATGTTATAGACACATTGATATGCGCCGCGTGGCACATGTCAATGCAACAgaataattccattaaaatatataactgCACTTCAAAGAACATCATaag GGTGCGCGACTATCTAAAGTTTACACTGAAACACTCGATACAACTGCCAACAAAGTATATGGTATGGTATCCAAGCATCCATTCCCATAAGAACAAGTTAATAGTCGAAACAATGACCTACATCTTAAATTATATCCCGGCACTTGTTTTGGATCTCTTCTCAAATATTATGGGGCGCAAGGCCAT AATGTTCAAAACTGCTAAGCGAATGAGTCGAACCATGCGAAACGGAACATTCTTTGTAATGAACGAATGGAAGTTTCAACGAGATAATATGGACGATCTATCGAAAAAAGCGAAAGCACTCAAGGATTCCAATAATTTTGACATCGATAGGTGTAACCATAATTGGGATACATATGTGCGCGATTATATTCTGGGAATTAGAAAGTATATTATGCACGATACTTGCTTCAGTAAATTCCAAAGTCGTGTGTCGTT attGTACTTTATACATCGTCTTACCCAAGTGTCTAGTATACTCTTCTTATTGGTGATAATATTACGTTTCAGTCATTGA